Below is a genomic region from Desulfobacter sp..
ATATTGACATGATTTTAATTAATTGCCACGGCAGGAGGTGTGAAAATATCTAAGCGAGGAAGGCAGGATCAAACACGAGTGAATAAGGGAATCAGGGCCAATGAAGTTAGGGTGATCGGTTCTGACGGCGAACAGGTAGGGATTTTGCCCATAGCGGAGGCATTGCGGGTTGCCGAAAGTCAAGAGCTGGATCTGGTTGAAGTGTCGCCGGATGCCAAGCCCCCTGTCTGTAAGATAATGGATCATGGAAAGTATAAGTACGAGCTGACCAAGAAAAAACAGGAGGCCAAGAGAAAACAGAAAAGTTCTCAGATCAAGGAGATCAAGGTTCGGCCGAAAACCGATGATCATGATTTGGCTACCAAGGTCAGGCACGTCGAAAAATTTATCAATAATAATGATAAAGTGAAGATTACATTGGTTTTCCGCGGGCGGGAGTTCATGCTCAAAGAACAGGCCAATGCCGTGCTGGAGAAAGTAGTGGAAATGACCAAAGAGTTTGCCCAGGTCGAACAGTATCCCAAGTTTGAAGGGCGGGTCATTACCATGCTGCTCGGTCCCAAATAGGGGCTTTGCTGTTGGTTTAAGTCTCTTTTTGTTTGAATACATTAGTTTATGTATGGTGGTATATTGCGTGTATACCACCTTTAGTTTTTAGTAATTGCAATACTTAATAGAGAGGGTATTATGCCTAAGATTAAAACGAGCCGTGCTGCGGCCAAACGGTTCAAAAAAACCGGATCCGGAAAATATAAATTCCGTAAATCCCATGCCAGTCATATTCTGACCAAGAAAACCACCAAGCGTAAACGCGGGTTTCGCCAGGATCAGATTATTGACGGTTCCGACATGAAAGAAGTCAGGCGCTTGTTGCCCAACGGTTAAGGACGGTGCTCGGCCATGGGGCTTGACTGCGCTGTTGTGTTAACTTGAATCATTCCCGGTCACGGGCCAAGGTCACGGAAGCCGGAAGTTTTAAAAAGGAGTGAACGTATAATGAGAGTTAAAAGAGGTTTTAAGGCAAGAAGAAGACGGAACAAGGTACTTCAGCTTGCAAAGGGATTTAGGGGCGGAAGAAGTAAATTGTATAGAACCGCAGCAGATGCGGTTGATAAGGCATTGATGTATGCCTATAGAGATCGGCGGACCAAAAAAAGAGATTTCAGAAAGCTTTGGATTGTCCGGATCAATGCGGGTGCCCGCATGAACGGATTGTCCTATTCCCGTTTTATGAACGGATTGAAGCTTGCAGGATGCGAATTGGACCGTAAGGTGTTGGCTGATCTGGCAGTGACTGATCCTGCAGGGTTTTCCCAGCTGGCTTCCCAGGCTGCTGCCAAACTCAATTAGAAGAAAGTCTTGGGGGTAAGTTGCAAAACAATATTTCAGATATTGAAAAAGAGGCCCTGAACCATATCTCTTCGGCCGGCTCCAAAGAGGCTCTGGATGAGATTGCCATTCGGTTTTTGGGCCGGAAGGGCGTGCTCACCGGTTTTTTGCGTAATATTTCATCCCTTCCTGAGGATGAGCGCCCAGGGGCTGGCAAAGACGCCAACCTGCTTAAGATTAAGCTTGAAAAGGTGATCAAACAGGCAGAGGCTGAATTGAACAATAGGGATGCCGGGACCGGGGAAGGCATTGATGTGACCCTGCCCGGCCGCCCAGCGGTACGGGGTGCACTCCATCCCATTACCCAGGTGATGGATGAGATCTGCGGTATTTTCATGCGTCTGGGGTTTGATATTGCCGAAGGGCCTGAGGTTGAGACGGATTATTATAATTTCGAGGCCTTGAATATTCCCAAATATCATCCGGCCAGGGACATGCAGGATACCTTTTATGTTTCTGATAATATTGTTTTAAGAACCCATACGTCCGGGTCACAGCCCAGGGTGATGGAGAAAACAGATCCGCCGGTAAGGATTATTTCTCCTGGCAAGGTCTTTCGCTGTGATTCAGATTTGACCCATACCCCCATGTTCCATCAGGTGGAAGGGTTGATGGTGGATAAAAATATTTCTTTTGGGGATCTAAAAGGGGTGCTGACCACATTTGTGCACCAGTTTTTTGACAAAGAGACCTCTTTGAGGTTTCGCCCCAGTTTTTTCCCGTTTACCGAACCCAGTGCTGAGGTGGATATCCGCTGTGTCATGTGCAAAGGCAAGGGGTGCAGGATCTGTTCAAAGACAGGCTGGCTTGAGGTTTTAGGGTCTGGCATGGTCCATCCTGCTGTGTTTGAAAATGTGGGCTATGATACCCAGAAATATACAGGATTTGCCTTTGGTGTGGGCATTGAACGCATGGCCATGCTCAAGTACGGTATTGATGATATTAGAAAATATTTTGAAAACGATTTACGTTTTTTAGGGCAGTTTTAATATGAAAGTCAGTTTAAGCTGGTTGCGCGAATATATCCCCGTTGACCTGGAATCCCAGGAGATGTCTGACAGGCTGACCATGGCCGGTCTAGAGGTGGATGCGATTGAAAACCTTTTTGATTATCTGGACAAGGTGGTTGTGGGTCAGGTGGTTGAGGCTCGTCAGCATCCCAACGCAGACAAGCTGACCTGCTGCGGCGTGGACGTCGGCCAAGCTGAGTTGGCGCCCATTGTCTGCGGTGCTCCCAATGTCAGGCAGGGCATGTATGTTGCCTGTGCGCTTCCGGGTGCTGTGCTGCCCAACGACTTTAAAATTAAAAAAAGCAAGTTGCGGGGAGAAAAATCCCATGGCATGCTCTGTTCTGCGGCTGAATTGATTTTGGATTCCGATGCCTCGGGCATCATGGATCTTGAGGGGGATCTGGTCCCGGGTATGCCTTTGGAAAAGGCTCTGGAGCTGACAGATACAGTTTTTGAAATCGATCTTACCCCCAACCGGCCCGACTGTCTGAGCCTGATTGGTGTGGCCAGAGAAGTGGGTGCCTTTACCCAGCCGCAAAATAAGGTTGTCCTTCCCGAGGCCTCTTTTCCCCAGGATCGTGTGGGTTCTGAATCCATAAATGATTATGTCTGTGTAAAAATAGAGGATAAAGAACTTTGCCCCAGGTACACGGCAGGTATGCTCTTTGACGTGACTGTGGGCCCTTCCCCATTTTGGCTGAAACAGCGGCTTGAGTCCGTGGGTCTCACCCCCATCAACAATGTGGTGGACGTCACCAATTTTGTGATGATGGAAACCGGCCAGCCCCTTCACGCGTTTGATTTTGACAATCTGGCCCAGGGGAAAATTGTGGTAAAGCCGGCCGGTGATTCATCCGTTGAATTTACCACTCTGGATTCAAAGGTTCATAAGATGGAGCCTGAGATGCTCATGATTTGTGATGGTGAAAAACCAGTGGCCATTGCCGGTGTCATGGGCGGAGAAAATTCTGAAATTTCTGATTCAACCACGCGGGTGTTGGTGGAAAGCGCATATTTTAATCCGGTTTCCGTCCGCAAGACTGCCAAGCGCACGGGGATTGCCACGGATGCCTCCCACAGGTTTGAACGCGGGGTGGACCCTGAAGGCACCCTCTTTGTCATGACACGGGCGGTTTCGCTCATGGCAGAACTCTGTGATGCAAAAATTGCCAGGGGAATCATTGACGAGCACCCCCTGAAATTTCAACCAGCCGAAATTGATCTTAAGGTTGAGGCTTTGAATGTCCGTCTGGGCACAGAATTTTCAAAGGATGAGATTTCCCGGATTTTAACCTCGGTTGAATTTGAGGTGGAGGCCATGGACGATGACCTGCTCAGGGTCAAGGTGCCCAGTTTCAGGGTGGATGTGGTCAGGCCCGAAGATCTATCAGAAGAGGTGGCACGGCTTTGGGGGTATAACAATATTCAGACCAGTTACCCTCCGGTGCCTGCCCGGGGCAAGGTTTTAAACCCGGCCTTGATGCTCAGAAGCAGAATCCGCCAGGCTATGGCCGGGTTTTCATTTTACGAAGCCATTAATTATAATTTTGTCCATGGGGAATCTTGTGTCCGACTGGGGCTGGATGAAGCTGATCCCAGACAATCGGTTGTTAAGATTTTAAATCCCATTTCAGATCAGCTCTCCGTATTAAGGACCTCCCTTGTGCCGGGGCTTCTTGAAACCATGGGGCGGAACACCGCCAAGCAGACCGAGACCTTGAAGGTTTTTGAAATCGGCAAGGTTTTTTATGCCGATACCCAGGGGGCACAGCCCCGTGAGGTTGAGATGTTGGGTGGGCTTATCACCGGAAACCGTGAAGATCAGACCTGGTATTCCAAAAAAGAAGGTTTGGATTTTTTCGATCTCAAAGGGGTGGTCCAGGGCCTTTTGGATGAGCTTTTTGTCACAGATGTTCAATATGCCAAAATCCAGGATCAAGCCTGCCCTTATTTTGAAGACGGGTATGGGGCCCTTG
It encodes:
- the rplT gene encoding 50S ribosomal protein L20 — its product is MMRVKRGFKARRRRNKVLQLAKGFRGGRSKLYRTAADAVDKALMYAYRDRRTKKRDFRKLWIVRINAGARMNGLSYSRFMNGLKLAGCELDRKVLADLAVTDPAGFSQLASQAAAKLN
- the rpmI gene encoding 50S ribosomal protein L35, producing MPKIKTSRAAAKRFKKTGSGKYKFRKSHASHILTKKTTKRKRGFRQDQIIDGSDMKEVRRLLPNG
- a CDS encoding phenylalanine--tRNA ligase subunit beta, whose product is MKVSLSWLREYIPVDLESQEMSDRLTMAGLEVDAIENLFDYLDKVVVGQVVEARQHPNADKLTCCGVDVGQAELAPIVCGAPNVRQGMYVACALPGAVLPNDFKIKKSKLRGEKSHGMLCSAAELILDSDASGIMDLEGDLVPGMPLEKALELTDTVFEIDLTPNRPDCLSLIGVAREVGAFTQPQNKVVLPEASFPQDRVGSESINDYVCVKIEDKELCPRYTAGMLFDVTVGPSPFWLKQRLESVGLTPINNVVDVTNFVMMETGQPLHAFDFDNLAQGKIVVKPAGDSSVEFTTLDSKVHKMEPEMLMICDGEKPVAIAGVMGGENSEISDSTTRVLVESAYFNPVSVRKTAKRTGIATDASHRFERGVDPEGTLFVMTRAVSLMAELCDAKIARGIIDEHPLKFQPAEIDLKVEALNVRLGTEFSKDEISRILTSVEFEVEAMDDDLLRVKVPSFRVDVVRPEDLSEEVARLWGYNNIQTSYPPVPARGKVLNPALMLRSRIRQAMAGFSFYEAINYNFVHGESCVRLGLDEADPRQSVVKILNPISDQLSVLRTSLVPGLLETMGRNTAKQTETLKVFEIGKVFYADTQGAQPREVEMLGGLITGNREDQTWYSKKEGLDFFDLKGVVQGLLDELFVTDVQYAKIQDQACPYFEDGYGALAVKDGRTLCALGKIDPRVLKAYGLKQDAFVFDMDVSLLLEVMPESVQAQPLPKFPSLSRDMTFIVDQGVEVGAILDNIDIFSKKQGLIEDFFLFDLFEGEAIGQDRKSLSFRVVYRSATKTLTEKNVKKIHTNLSSRILETFDASLPG
- a CDS encoding translation initiation factor IF-3, coding for MKISKRGRQDQTRVNKGIRANEVRVIGSDGEQVGILPIAEALRVAESQELDLVEVSPDAKPPVCKIMDHGKYKYELTKKKQEAKRKQKSSQIKEIKVRPKTDDHDLATKVRHVEKFINNNDKVKITLVFRGREFMLKEQANAVLEKVVEMTKEFAQVEQYPKFEGRVITMLLGPK
- the pheS gene encoding phenylalanine--tRNA ligase subunit alpha; translation: MQNNISDIEKEALNHISSAGSKEALDEIAIRFLGRKGVLTGFLRNISSLPEDERPGAGKDANLLKIKLEKVIKQAEAELNNRDAGTGEGIDVTLPGRPAVRGALHPITQVMDEICGIFMRLGFDIAEGPEVETDYYNFEALNIPKYHPARDMQDTFYVSDNIVLRTHTSGSQPRVMEKTDPPVRIISPGKVFRCDSDLTHTPMFHQVEGLMVDKNISFGDLKGVLTTFVHQFFDKETSLRFRPSFFPFTEPSAEVDIRCVMCKGKGCRICSKTGWLEVLGSGMVHPAVFENVGYDTQKYTGFAFGVGIERMAMLKYGIDDIRKYFENDLRFLGQF